The Sphingobium sp. EP60837 DNA segment GGGATGGTGATGCATCGCCCGAATCCGTGTTCAATAATTTCAATGTCTTCACGCACAAGCAGTTTACGCAGGAACTGCGGCTTTCTACGTCTTTGGGCTCACTCGTGGATGCGACCTTGGGGGGCTATTATTATGATGCCGACAGCACATTGGGTGGACGGATCGATGTCGAGGCTGCGGGGCTGGAGTTCGCGTTCGACGATCCGTTCAAGCAGACGTCCAAGTCGGGTTTTCTCCATGTCGTCGTTCATCCCAGCAGCCGTTTGAATATTACTGGCGGGATACGCTACACGAAGGAGGATAAGGACTATACCTTCACGCGGTTCAGCCCCATCCCGGGGCAGCCGACCAGTCCCTTCGTCGCGCCCCTCGACGGCGTACAGCGCAGTTTTTCCGGAAGCCGCTGGGACTACCGGATCGCAATCGACTATGAAATCGCCGATGATATCCGTCCTTACGCGCAGGTTGCGACCGGCTTCAAAGGCGGCGGCATCAATCCACGGCCCTTCTTCGTTTCGCAGGCGGTTACCTTCGGCCAGGAAAAGGTGACTTCATATGAAATCGGGCTCAAGACCATGCTCCTCGACCGTCGACTGCGGTTGAACGGTGCGATCTATCAGACCGACTATAAGGACTATCAGGCGCAGCTGCTTTTCTGTCCTGACCTGTCTCCGCCGGGCCTTGGTAACAACTGCGCCGCCACGCAAAATGTCGCGGATGCCAAGATTCACGGGTTCGAGGTCGAAGGGGAATTTCAGCCAGTTGATGGCCTGTCGATCGACGGCTCAGTCAGCTATGTCGATTTCAAATTCCGCAACATCGATCCGGCCAGCGGCCTGACCGCGAATACGAGGCCTCAATTCTCTCCCAAATGGAAATATGCGATCGGCGCGCAGTATCGTGCCGATCTGGGCGGGCATGGATCGCTGACACCCCGACTGGACTGGGCCTATCGCTCCTCCATCGAAAGCAACGCCATAAACAGCACGCCTGGCTTCATGATGGGGCATGTGAACGCGGTGGGGCTTCTCAATGCCCGGCTGACCTATCGGAGTCCGGATGAGGACTGGGAAGCTTCGCTGGCTGTGACGAACGTCACCGACAAATTCTACTATATCAATAAATATGACCGCGAGGCCGGGTTCAATACTGTGTTTGGTCAGCCTGGCAGGCCGCGTGAATGGATGGTCAGCATCAAAAGGAAATTCTGAACCCGTCGTTGGCCGGAGCCTGGTCTCCGGCCAGTTTGCCGTTCAGCGCACGATTTTACAGACCCCCGATGAAAGATCGTTTACGGATGACCCAGCCGATAGCTTATGACTTTCAGAACAAGTGCGTGCTTGTCATAGGCGGCACGAGTGGGATCGGCTGGGCCACCGCGAAGGCTTTTGCCAGGGCCGGGGCGAAAGTTGCGGTCGCGGGACTTCTGGACCGCGGCGGCCTGGAAACAGAGCTGCTCGATTCAGGAGCGCAGGATGCGTTCGTCATGGCATTGGACGTTCGTTTCGAGGAACAGGTTGCTGCTTGCTGCGATCAGATCGCGGCTCGTTTTGGCGGAATCGATGTGGGTTTGAATTTCGCAGGGACGGAGGGACCATTTGGCGGCATCGAAGCGATGGATCAGGCCGATTTTGACCGCGTCATCTCGATCAATCTTCGCGGCGTATGGCTAGGGATGAAACACCTGATCCGGCATATGCTCGTGACGGGCGGCGGCGTGATCATCAATATGTCGTCGAGTGCCGGGATCAAGGCGATTCCCAATGTCACAGTCTACTCGGCCAGCAAGCATGGAATCATCGGACTTACGAAGGGCGGAGCGCTTGAGCATGCAGCTGCCGGCATCCGTATCAATGCAATTGCTCCTGGGCCGGTTGAAACGGGGCTGCTGTCCCGGATGGTCGATGGGCATATCTCCATTTCAGATATAGCAGCGGGCGTACCCATGAAACGGATCTCACAACCCGAAGAAATTGCCAATGTTGCGTTATGGCTAGCATCCGATGGGGCATCGTTCGTCAATGGCGAAACCATCGTAGTCGATGGCGGCATGACACAGCTCTAAGTCCCCAGCATGGAACCCCAAGAGAGAGTAAGATTGCTTGCCCTTGGGGTGAAGAGGCTCAATAAAGAACCAGGAATCGAGCGTCTAAACTGACACGCGGGAGAGCGTCTTCTGGTGTGGTCGGATCTTCGAAGGCGGTATGCGCCGCCCATTGAGGTTGATTCTGGTCCGTATCCCACATTTTTAAGATCAGCGCCTCATCCGCGCGCATTTGCGGGAAATACGCCCAACGCTGTTCGGGGTTGAAACGGACACCGAGGCCCGTGCGGGGGAGGAGAGGCTCACCAGGGCGGGTCCCCACGCCAGTCGGGATCAGGTCACGCTCGAACACGGTTCTTGCATCGCACACCGCGAGCGGGAAAGATTCCACAGTCGCAAGCGGTTTCCAACGTTATAGGCACCCCAATGTTGGGTCAGCCAATATTCTACCTCTTCCGGCGGCATGACTTGCGTCATACTATATTCGTATGTCGCCTGGTCGTGATCGACATGAACGTTAGTGGCCGGGCCCAGATTCTCGTCATTGGCGCTTTCGCGCATATCTCTGGCAAGCGATGCGAACATGATCACCTGCCGGGCAGCGAGCTTTTGGGCTAGCAGCCATTCCGCCTCGGGCTTGAAGATGGTCTGAACTGCTGCCTTGTCCAAAACATCTTGGAGACTTGTTTCAAATTGAACGAGCTCGAAGCCGCTTGTTTCTAATTGCGGGGGCACGTCGTAAAGTCGGGCATTCTTGATGTTAACCACATGAGGTTCCAACTTAATCGTCGTTGCTGCATAATCTACCAGATAGACGATCGGGTGATTTTCTTGTGGCACGGTGAACGCAGTTCCGCCTTTACGGCCTTGGTAGTGTGGGTATCGTCTTGGTAGCGCTTTGCTCTGGAACCGTTCATCTTTTGCTCTCCAAATTTTCGAAGGCTCGCTCGCGCCTCGATGACGGGTGCAGCTACTCGCGAAATTATTTCAACATGTCCAGACATGTCAAATAAGTTGCGCCTGGGAGCTAACCGCGTTGCCTATCTGAACGCTGAAGTGATAGCGTTTGTGTTACAATATTCCCGCATCTCATGAATTTGGCCGTCAGCGATCACGAACAGAAAATGATAGATGTTTGAATAGGTTCTTCCATTCGTCAGCTCGGCCCGCCCCGAAGCTGCGATTGCGACCCGGTTCTGCTCCGCAGTTATTCCCAAGATGTTCTGTTGAAACGGTGATGCTAGCAGCGTCCGAAAAGCCTCGAGTTGCATGCGAAGTTGTGTTTTTGAAGAAGCTGTTCCGTCACCGCCCTTGATGCACGCATCGTCTGAGATGAGATCGAAAGCAGCGTCGATACCGCCTGCCTTGACGTGATCGAGAAAAGTCAGTGCGATCTGTTTGGTCGATATGGGTGATGGGCTAGACATTGACAGCTCTCCTTTGCTTCAGATATGTGCGGATAAGTTCTACGTCTAATGGGCGGCGTCAAGCTGCCAGGCACAAGTTGGAGAGCGTAACTTATGGAGTCGAAGTGGTTGCCAGTGAGTGTCTCACTGTTGCTGACTGCGACCCCGACGGCCGTATTAGGTGCGGCAGGTGATGCGGTCCTCATCGATAGCTAGGATACGGTTCATTCGTTTAAGATCGAGCACGACACTGCCCGTCATCGCTGGCGCTGCACCCCCATAACCAAGATTGCGGCCCGTTGAGATGGCGTAGAGAGGGATGCGGTACCGGTTGGCGATGCGGACAACCGCCTGCACCTCCTCAACATTGGAGGGAGCGACTGCCGCAGACGCGAGACGCTCAGCCGGTTGATCCTTTAAGGGCGAATAATCATCGCGGTATAGTGCGACATCCTCATCATTGTAGAACACCCATTGCGCCTCGACTGTAGCCCTGAACTGCTCAAGCGCCGCACTAAAGTCCAGCTCCGAAACCCCGTCGGGAAGATTACTCATGTGATGATGCCCCGGCCCCGGTGTCACCTCTGCAGTCGCGATCGTTCGCCCGCCTGCCGTGCGTCGCACTCGTGCCCATTATGACCCCGACTGAAAAATATGAGCGACAATCTTCGCCCGCTCCTGCGCATTAGCAATGCCAGGAAACATTGATGACGGAAGCGCTGCCTTCGCGCGCTGTACCGCCTGCCATAGCCTGTCGGCCACGAAAAAGACGATCGGGCCCAGCCTTCCGCTCTTGCTGGACGTAAGGCTGGCACTCTGGCCGGCTACAATTCTTCTTCCGCTATGCGATGTCCCTGCTTTTCGTCGACGCCGATTTGCCTGGAGCTGAACTGCTCGGCCGGCAATGGCTGGTTGCACAGGGGGGAGAGATGATCGTCTATCGCCATGACATCGGGCGAGCTTGGTACGGTCATCTGCATCGTAAATGGGACGGGGAGTAAGCAGGCTGGCGGGTATTACGACGCGAAATGCCTATTTCTGCATCGCAATGCTGACTCGATCGCATCGCTCCAAGACATTGACGGTCGATACCAACAAGCTGGCGATGGATGGGACAGAACTGTGTCGGTGGATGATAGGGCCGGCACATTCGGTGCTTCCAGCAGGAGTAATCGTATGAAGTATTTGGCAACTATTCTGCTGTCCAGCGTGCTCGTTGGTGCTGCCCGGTGCAATCGAGGACGGGTGGCCGGAACAGGGCCACGCCCAGCGGGCAGGCTGTATTCGGACGCTGGTGTGCAGCCTGTCACGCAGCTGGCATGCCGGGAACCAGTGCAATTCAGATCAAATATGAGGGGCAAAGGCCTGCTCGTATAGAGGATTGGCCTGATCTCTCGTCAGAGATCACAGGTCTGGTCGTGCGCAAGGGCGTTGGCGCAATGCCGCGGTTTCGAAAGACGGAAATCACCGATCCTGAACTCACGGCATTGTCCGCCTATCTCGGTTCACCCCACAACAGGAAAGCGGCCGCGCGCCCTTGAGTGACTAGGTGCAGTGCACTGAAGGCACTGGCCGTCAAATCCTTTCGACCGCCAAGGCGAGGCCCATGCCCACGCCGATGCACAGCGTTGCCATACCACGCTTCCCACCGGTCTTTTCCAGTTGATGCACTAGCGTCATTGCAATCCGCGCGCCCGACATGCCCAGTGGATGGCCGAGTGCAATCGCGCCACCGTTGGGATTCACATGCGCCGCATCGTCGGGCAGGCCAAGGCGTCGCATCACTGCGATGCCCTGGCTGGCAAAGGCTTCGTTGAGTTCGATCGCGTCGAAATCATCGATGCCGAGGTTAAGACGTGCCAGCAACTTCTGTGTCGCTGGCAAGGGGCCGATGCCCATCACGCGCGGTTCAACCCCGACCGATGCCATTCCCAGAATGCGGGCGCGCGGGATGAGGCTATGGGCTTTCGCCGCCGCCTCGTTGGCGACGATCATAGCCGCTGCGCCGTCATTGATACCCGACGCATTGCCCGCCGTGACAGTGCCCTCTGGCCCGAACAGCGGCTTAAGATTCTGCAACGCCTCGATACTCGAGTCGGCGCGAGGATGCTCGTCCATGCTCACCTGCAGCGTCTCGCCGCGCTTCTGGCCGGGTACGGCGACGGGGATGATCTCCTCGGCAAAGAAGCCTCTTGCCCGCGCGGCGGCAGCCCGCTGCTGGCTACGAAGGGCGAATGCATCCTGGTCAGCACGGCTGATGCCATATTGTTGAGCGACATTCTCGCCGGTACGCGGCATGGTTTCCGTGCCGTAGAGCGCATCGAGTGCCGGGTTGACGAAGCGCCAGCCCATTGTCGTGTCCTCGATCTTATGATTTCGGCCGAAGGCGCCGTCCGCCTTGCCCATGACGAAGGGCGCACGGGTCATGCTTTCTACCCCGCCGGCGATTGCTATCGCCATCTCATCGGATCGGACAGCTCGCGCTGCCGTTCCTACAGCTTCCAGTCCCGATGCGCACAAGCGGTTAAGCGTTACCCCCGGGACGGTATGCGGTAGACCTGCGAGCAGCAGACTCATGCGCGCAACATTGCGATTATCTTCCCCGGATTGGTTGGCGCACCCGTAAAAGACCTCCTCAATGAGTGCCGGATCCAGCCCCGGGTTGCGTGCCAATAAAGCTTTCATTGGCAGGGCACCTAAATCATCCGCTCGGATATTGGCCAAAATACCGCCGTACCGGCCAATCGGCGTGCGTACGGCGTCGCAAATAAAAGCGTCGGTCATCAATCAATCCTAATGATTGTCAGGCACATTCCGTTTTTCCGGCAGGGGTAAGCGGCACACCCGTCAGTCTGCGCAGTTCTTCGATCGATACGCCTTCCACCATCTCAATCACCTCTGCACCCCGCGGACCAACCGCGAAAACGGCAAGATCGGTATAGATGCGCGACACGCAGCGAAGGCCAGTCAGCGGATAGCTGCACGCCTCGACGAGCTTGCTCTCATTCTGCTTAGTCAAGAGATCCATCATCACGAACGTCTGCTTGGCGCCGATGGCAAGGTCCATCGCTCCGCCCACGGCCGGGATCGCACCTGGTTCCCCTGTATGCCAATTGGCAAGGTCGCCTTTCACTGACACCTGGAACGCACCAAGGACGCAGATGTCGAGATGGCCGCCTCGCATCATCGCGAAGCTGTCCCCATGGTGGAAGAAGGAGCCGCCGGCGAGCAGAGTGACCGCCTGCTTGCCTGCGTTGATCAACTCCCAATCCTCGTCGCCCGGCGCGGGCGCAGGTCCCATGCCCAGCAGGCCATTCTCACTCTGAAGGAAAATGTCGCGATCGACGGGGAGGTAATTGGCGATCCTTGTCGGCAGGCCAATTCCAAGGTTGACATAGGCGCCTTCTGGGATGTCGCTAGCCACGCGTGCGGCCATCTGCTCACGGGTCAGTCGGTTCATGCTCGTCTCCCGGTCACGCGGCAGTGGAGAGGGCGGGGGCGATTTCAACTATACGCTGGACGAAGATACCTGGCGTCACGATGGCTTCCGGATCCATTTCGCCTAACGGCGCGATCCGAGACACTTGCGCGATCGTCGTCCTGGCAGCCATCGCCATAATCGGGCCGAAGTTGCGAGCGGTCTTGCGATAAACAAGATTGCCCCAGCGATCCCCCTCATGCGCCTTGATTAGGGCGAAATCGGCGTGGATAGGGTATTCCAGCACATGCTCCCTGCCGTCGATCTGGCGGGTTTCCTTGCCTTCCGCCAGCAAGGTTCCGTAGCCTGTAGGTGTGAAGATTGCGCCCAGACCAGCACCGGCAGCCTGAATGCGGGCAGCAAGATTACCCTGCGGAACCAGTTCCAGCTCAATCTGTCCTGAACGATAAGCCGTATCAAAATGATGCGAGTCTGACTGCCGTGGGAAGGAGCAGATGATCTTCTTCACCCGGCCTTCGCGGATCAGCGCAGCAAGGCCCTCTTCGCCATTGCCGGCGTTATTGTTGATGATCGTCAGGTCACCGACCCCGCTCGCGATTAGTGCGTTGATCAGCTGATCAGGCATTCCAGCCGTACCGAAGCCTCCGATCATGACCGATGCCCCGTTCGGAATGTCGGATACAGCTGCCTCCGCGCTGACTCTTTCCTTGTCGATCACGCGACTCCTCCTCTCGGTCCGAACTACCGCCGTGTCGGCGCGACCGACTATTGCGTCAACCGATAAACGTTATATTGTCCGGTTATCGGTTAGTAAAATTGGAGCGCACAGTGTTGGATGCAGACGGCGATCCGGAGTTTATGACGTCGCTAGCAAAGGGATTGGCAGTTTTGCGCTGCTTTGCTGACGCGCAGACACCTATGACCATTGCGCAAGCCGCGAAAATGACAGCGTTGAGCCGCCCCTCCGTTAAGCGCTGCCTGCATACGTTGGTGCGGCTAGGATATGCGGCGCTGGACGGCACACGTTACACGCTTCGGCCCAAAGCGCTGGCCTTGGGTTATGCATACCTGTCGTCCAGCCCTCTGGCGATTCGCGCTCAGCCGATGCTCGATCAGTTGCGCGACGAGCTTCACGAAAGCTGCTCGGTTGGCGTGCTCGAAGAAGATGAGGTCTATTATGTCGCGCGCGCGGAGATCTCGCGGATCATGTCGATTGCTCTGCGAGCGGGAAGCCGCCTGCCCCTTTATTGTACGTCCATGGGGCGGATATTGCTGGCTGCGCAGGATCGGCAGAGCCAGATCAGCTATCTTAGGCGAACCAGGCTGATTGCCCGGACTGATTACACATGCACTCAGCCTTCCGACCTTCTGGAGATACTGGCGAGCGTCGCTGAGGAAGGCTATGCGATCGTCGACCAGGAATTGGAAGTTGGGCTTCGCTCCGTCTCTGTTCCAATCCTAGGTCGCCGTGGCGTTGTAGCCGCGCTCAACATCGGAACTCAGGCGGCTCGCGTGCCGGTGACTGAATTGAGGACGCGCTATCTCCCTGCGCTACGTCGCATCGCGCAGGAGCTGACGGCTGTAGGGTTTGGGTGAAAGCGGACTTCAGCTTCGCACGAGCATCAGCTTCGCAATTCAGCGCCTCCGATGTTGCTTCCTCCTCGGTCGACTTCCTTGACGGACCCTGCTATCCTGCTGCGACGTTGGATTGCATGTTGGCGGTCAGGAAGCATCCAATGAGCGATCTTTCTGTTGCCGATTACTAGTGTGATATACAGTTCGGCCTACCTTAGGTCGAAACGAAGAGTAGATGCCCCAGTCGGTGGGGGCGGCTCATCAAGCGACCGCTGGTGGCTTCCTGTAAATACCAATCCTAACCTCCGCGACGGCAGACCGATCGCGGAGCATCGCGGTCTTGAGCCAGGTCGCGGCACTTGCGACTTGATAAACTTCCCTTGAATGGCGAACTGCGCTCGTCTTCGCTGAATCCGGAGGGATCGGAAAGTAACTCAACGCCTGTCAAAATGGGGGGATGCCCCTGGGAACGACGGGGAGCGGCGCTTGCTTGGGATTCAAGGCTTCTAGCACGGCGTGTCGAATTTTGGCGGGTGATGGATGTCCGTTGAATACGAAAGCGACCCGGCGGCTTCCTCCCAACCTTTCGCCGCGACCTAGCGATCGCGTGCGCATCGAGATTGGCCTTGCGCCTTCCGAACGGTATATGATTTCGTGAAGGGAAAATTATGCCGAAGCAGAGAAAGACAGGTAGCAACGGGGGAGAAGCAACCGTTCGCATGGGGGACGTGGCCAAGCATCTCGGGGTATCGAAGATGACTGTGTCACGCGCGTTGAATAAGCCAGGCCGTGTTTCCGCAACGATGCGTGAGCGGGTGCTTAGCGCCGTAGAGGAGATCGGCTATCTGCCGAACCAGCTGGCAAGCAGCCTCTCGTCCAATCGGTCGATGATCGTAGGGTTGATTGTTCCGAGCATCGAGAACTCAATCTATACTTCGACAGTGGCAGGACTATCGCAGATAATGAGGGAGGCCGGTTGCCATGTGATGATCGCGGAGTCCAACAACAGCCCTGACGAGGAAGAGAAGCTTGTTACTGCGTTTCTCGCGCACCGTGTCGGCGGACTGGTCCTCCATGGGACAAGGCACACGGAGCGCGCAATTAAGCTCATCCGCGCCTCCGGCGTGCCGGTCGTGGAGAACGGCAATATTCCCCTCGATCCTCTAGATATGGTTGTCGGATTCTCCAATTTCGATGCGGCGCATGCAATGACCATGCATCTGGGGCGACTGGGCTACAAACATATAGCGCTCGCCACGCTGTCATCAGTCAATAATGACCGGGCGCATGATCGCGTGCAGGGGTATCGCTTGGCGCTCGAAGAACTTGGTCACTCGCCCGATCCGCGGCTGATCATCGAATGCGGGCGCGGCGTGACAGCCGGCGCTGAGATGGTTAGCCATCTCGTGGAAACGGCGCCGGAAGTCGATGCGCTGTTCTGCGCCGGCGACGTCATTGCCTTGGGTGCTTTATTCGAGTGTCAGAAGCGGGGCTGGGCAGTGCCTGAGAGGCTTGCCATCGCAAGTTTCGATGATGTGGAAATACTTCGGCATGTTACCCCCGCGATCACCACACTGCGCCTTCCGCGCGGAGAAATTGGCGTGCAGTCCGCCATGCTATTGACCTCCCGAATGATGGGGCGCGCTGATGATGCGCGAGGCAGGGTGATCAAACTGAATTTCGAAATCATTCAGCGCGGCAGCACCTAAAGTTACATGAGAGAATTGCCTCCGCGAAAGATGCTCGCTATCGGAGCGGAATGGTTACCGGTATCCACGCGACATTTCGGCTTGATAGTGCCGCAGTCAAAATCAGGGGCGGGCGAAGAAAATGACAACGGCAACGGTAAACGAAAACGGCGCGTTCGGGTTGAAAGGGAGGCGCGCTCTAGTAACAGGATCGACCGGCGGACTGGGCCTGGCGCTCGCCCAGGCATTGTCCCGCGCAGGTTGCGACGTGATGCTTAGCGGCCTGGAAGCCAGTGCCAAAGTTCAGCCGCAGATTGATTCGATACGCCTGGAATCGGATTCAATCGTAGCCTATCGGCAAGCTGATCTTTCATCGATCGACGGCGTGAATGCGCTCGTCGATGCAACTGCCAAGCAGCTTAGCGGGGTGGACATTCTCGTTAATAACGCGGTCGTCCGACACTTCGGTCCGATTGCCGATTTGTCGCCAGAGAATTGGGAACACGGTTTGGCCGTCAACTTGTCAGCGGCGTTTTATAGTACCCGCCGAGTGTTACCGGCCATGCGGCAGAACGGATTTGGCCGCATATTTAATATGGTTTCGGTCTACGGCTTGAGGGGTACACCGGACCGGGTCGGGTATGTGACCGCCAAGGCCGCTCTCATCGGGCTAACCCGGGCCGTGGCACTGGAAAACTTGGACTATGATATCACCTGCCATGCACTCTGTCCGGGGTCGGTCCTGACGCCGGGTACCGAAGAGCGCGTCGAGGCTATGGTTGCTGAGGGCCTTGATCGAGCGGCCGCCGAACGTCGGTTCCTTGAGGGTAAGCAACCCAGCGGCAGGTTTGTATCGACCAGCAGTGTGGCTGACCTGCTTGTTTTTCTGTGCGGTCCGGTCGCGCAGGACATGACCGGATCCCTGTTGCCGGTTGAAGGTGGATGGCTGGCCAGTTGAACCATGGGTCAAGGGGCGGGCAGCCTGGAGGATCGGGGTTTCGCGGTCGTCTGGACGCATCGCTCGGACCGGCCACGTTGAACATAGATTGAGGAGAATGGAGTGACAGGTCAGAAAATAGGGTTCGCTGGGGTTGGGCGAATGGGTGCGCCGATGGTGCGGCGATTGCTCGAAGCCGGTTATGAGGTGACCGTCTTCGATCCGAACGCGGAGGCTGTCTCCTCTCTGCAAGAGAGGGGCGCTCGTGCTGCCTTGACGCCTGCCGAACTGGCAAAAAACAGCGACATCATATTCTTGTCGCTGCCGACGCCCGACATCGTCGAGCAAGTGATCGGCGGCGAAAATGGGATGATCGAGGCAGGAGGCGAACGGATCGTGGTCGATCTTTCCACCACGGGCCCGAGCGTGGCGCAAAAAATGGCCGCCATGCTGTCGAGCGTCGGCATGTTGCCAGTGGATTGCCCGGTCAGTGGCGGGGTCGCGGGTGCCGAACGCGGAACGCTGGCGCTGATGGCGGCATGCGCAAACGATGTTCTGCCGCGGATTCGCCCCGTGCTCGAGAATTTGGGCACGCTGACCCATGTCGGCGAGCAGGTGGGCATGGCGCAGATGCTGAAGGTGCTCAACAACATCATTTCAGTCACTTCGCTGGCGATATGCTCGGAAGCTCTGGTGGCCGGTGTGAAGGCAGGTCTTGATCCGCAGATCATGATGGACGTGATCAATGCGGGTTCGGGCCGGACCAATGCGACGACGGACAAAATTCCGAAATACGTCCTGACTCGTCAGTTCGACTTTGGCTTTGCGCTCGGGCTCTCGGCCAAGGATCTGCGCCTTTGCATTGAGGAGACGGCGAAGCTGGGCGCGCCGATGGCGGTGGGCGGCGCGGTGAGGCAGATGGTCGACGCCGCGGTCGAGCATCTTGGACCCGCCGCAGATCTCACCGAGATCATCCGACCGCTCGAACAACAGGCGGGCGTGGAAGTGTCCGGCGACCGAAAGGAGCGTTGAGCCAGTGGCCGATCTCATCTCTGACGGTGGTCAAGTGCAAGAAATGTTGCCGACGATGAGCCGTCAGCTTGCCTCGTTTGTCGCAGGCTCCCAGCTTGAAGCCATCCCTGCTCATGTGCGGCACCATGCGGTTCTGGCGCTCTTCAATGCTTTTGCCGCGGGGCTGGCGGGGGCGGGTGACGACGTCATCGCGCGACTAGGCGTCGCGTTCGAATCAGTGTCAGGGACGGGCAATCATGGTCTCATCGGCAGCGCGGGCCGGCACGATATTCAGTCAGCCGCCTTCATCAATGCCGCGACGATGAACGTTCTCGATTTCGACGACACCCACATACCCACGATCATCCATCCCACATCCGTGGTGGCCCCGGCCGTGCTCGCCCTGGCCGAGCGACTTGCGCTGTCTGGTGCCGAGGCTTTGCACGCTTTGGTCCTGGGCATGGAAGTCACCTGCCGAATTGGCAATGCGGTTACGCCGGGTCACTATGCCCGCGGCTGGCATATCACGGCGACCTGCGGCATATTCGGTGCAGCGGCGGCCTGCGCAAAGTTGCTAGGCCTGGATGAGCAAGCCACCCTGTGGGCGCTCGGCAACGCCTCATCGCAAGCTGGCGGCCTGGTCGAAACGCTCGGCTTTATGTCCAAGAGCGTGGGGGTGGGAGCCGCCGCGCGGGGCGGCCTTATGTCGGCGATCATGGCAAAGGGCGGCGTGCAGGGGCCGCCGCTTCCTCTTGAGGGGCCGCGCGGCTTTGTGCAGGTCACCTCTGATCGTCCGGAATTCGAACGCCTGCACACCGGCCTGGGAGAGGAATGGGACATGTTGCAAACCATGTTCAAACCCTATCCCTGTGGCGTTGTCCTCAACCCTGTCATCGATGCAAGCCTGACTGCGCGGAACCTTCTGCGCATCGACCCTGCCCAGGTCAGTTCTATCGTTGTGACCGGCAACCCGTTGCTGAGGAACCGGGCGGATCGCCCTGCAATTACCGCCGGGCGCGAGGCGCAGGTCAGCGCTCAACACGCGATCGCGGCGAGCCTTCTTAAAGGCGCGGCTGGCGCAGCCGAATTTAGCGATGCCGCTGTCGCCGATCCGCATTTGCGGGCGTTTCGAGCCAAGGTGCGATCAGTCGAGGTGGATCAAGACATCCCAATTGAAGCCGTGAGGCTGCGCATCGAATTGACGAACGGGGAAGCGGTCGATGTGGAGGAGGTCTGCGCCCGGGGCAGCGCAGCGCGCCCAATGGACGATGGTGACCTGTCCGCTAAAATGACTGCTGCAGCCAAGTTTGGCTGCCCGGGACTGGATTGCGAACCTTTGGCGGATGCGCTGTGGAATGTGCGCGATGTACCGGAAGCCTCGATATTGATGAAACTGGCTAACCCCGCGGATAGCGACGCAGCAGCAAGGCATGTCCGGTCAAATCTTCTGGTATGATGAGCATGCGGGATTTAAGATGGGTTGCCCGGACGGTGGGCATGACCCGGTTGATATTGGTCTTCCCAGATGCATGAGTGCAGACGATGACAGATTTTCCGCAATATGAAATCCTCGCTCTCCGTTATGCGGTCAACGAACGACAG contains these protein-coding regions:
- a CDS encoding FAD-binding oxidoreductase; amino-acid sequence: MSNLPDGVSELDFSAALEQFRATVEAQWVFYNDEDVALYRDDYSPLKDQPAERLASAAVAPSNVEEVQAVVRIANRYRIPLYAISTGRNLGYGGAAPAMTGSVVLDLKRMNRILAIDEDRITCRT
- a CDS encoding c-type cytochrome, whose protein sequence is MPGTSAIQIKYEGQRPARIEDWPDLSSEITGLVVRKGVGAMPRFRKTEITDPELTALSAYLGSPHNRKAAARP
- a CDS encoding 3-oxoacid CoA-transferase subunit B, producing the protein MNRLTREQMAARVASDIPEGAYVNLGIGLPTRIANYLPVDRDIFLQSENGLLGMGPAPAPGDEDWELINAGKQAVTLLAGGSFFHHGDSFAMMRGGHLDICVLGAFQVSVKGDLANWHTGEPGAIPAVGGAMDLAIGAKQTFVMMDLLTKQNESKLVEACSYPLTGLRCVSRIYTDLAVFAVGPRGAEVIEMVEGVSIEELRRLTGVPLTPAGKTECA
- a CDS encoding SDR family NAD(P)-dependent oxidoreductase; this encodes MDGQHQKEILNPSLAGAWSPASLPFSARFYRPPMKDRLRMTQPIAYDFQNKCVLVIGGTSGIGWATAKAFARAGAKVAVAGLLDRGGLETELLDSGAQDAFVMALDVRFEEQVAACCDQIAARFGGIDVGLNFAGTEGPFGGIEAMDQADFDRVISINLRGVWLGMKHLIRHMLVTGGGVIINMSSSAGIKAIPNVTVYSASKHGIIGLTKGGALEHAAAGIRINAIAPGPVETGLLSRMVDGHISISDIAAGVPMKRISQPEEIANVALWLASDGASFVNGETIVVDGGMTQL
- a CDS encoding TonB-dependent receptor encodes the protein MKRTGRVSLAALVMGILAHDNSAFAQSGPGAPDAADQQQEKASAIGQLTDIIVTAQFKSENVQKAPLAITAVNAEMLEARSQSSVTDVANRAPSVQLSTGGQGGGSQTAAVAIRGIGTNDFQFPVEPGVGIYIDDVYYGISFGSSFDLVDLDRVEILRGPQGTLSGKNSIGGSIKLFSRAPGPDPDAYVEGTYGSFNRLSVKAASNFTLVPERLYARFTGMARHVAGYMKRYDYGCVTGRNAPGGNFAPGAGNCKIGTEGGQEVYAVRGALRWIASDRIEDHLVVDFTQDRSEASPAKLLLQHDFGNGNNYITGPKDYTSYANYTGHPGTADQFTVPAISHLKSWGIANTLDVRLNESLSLKSITAFRKSSGQNAWDGDASPESVFNNFNVFTHKQFTQELRLSTSLGSLVDATLGGYYYDADSTLGGRIDVEAAGLEFAFDDPFKQTSKSGFLHVVVHPSSRLNITGGIRYTKEDKDYTFTRFSPIPGQPTSPFVAPLDGVQRSFSGSRWDYRIAIDYEIADDIRPYAQVATGFKGGGINPRPFFVSQAVTFGQEKVTSYEIGLKTMLLDRRLRLNGAIYQTDYKDYQAQLLFCPDLSPPGLGNNCAATQNVADAKIHGFEVEGEFQPVDGLSIDGSVSYVDFKFRNIDPASGLTANTRPQFSPKWKYAIGAQYRADLGGHGSLTPRLDWAYRSSIESNAINSTPGFMMGHVNAVGLLNARLTYRSPDEDWEASLAVTNVTDKFYYINKYDREAGFNTVFGQPGRPREWMVSIKRKF
- the pcaF gene encoding 3-oxoadipyl-CoA thiolase codes for the protein MTDAFICDAVRTPIGRYGGILANIRADDLGALPMKALLARNPGLDPALIEEVFYGCANQSGEDNRNVARMSLLLAGLPHTVPGVTLNRLCASGLEAVGTAARAVRSDEMAIAIAGGVESMTRAPFVMGKADGAFGRNHKIEDTTMGWRFVNPALDALYGTETMPRTGENVAQQYGISRADQDAFALRSQQRAAAARARGFFAEEIIPVAVPGQKRGETLQVSMDEHPRADSSIEALQNLKPLFGPEGTVTAGNASGINDGAAAMIVANEAAAKAHSLIPRARILGMASVGVEPRVMGIGPLPATQKLLARLNLGIDDFDAIELNEAFASQGIAVMRRLGLPDDAAHVNPNGGAIALGHPLGMSGARIAMTLVHQLEKTGGKRGMATLCIGVGMGLALAVERI
- a CDS encoding nuclear transport factor 2 family protein encodes the protein MSSPSPISTKQIALTFLDHVKAGGIDAAFDLISDDACIKGGDGTASSKTQLRMQLEAFRTLLASPFQQNILGITAEQNRVAIAASGRAELTNGRTYSNIYHFLFVIADGQIHEMREYCNTNAITSAFR